A single window of Malus sylvestris chromosome 5, drMalSylv7.2, whole genome shotgun sequence DNA harbors:
- the LOC126624775 gene encoding F-box/FBD/LRR-repeat protein At1g13570-like: MDSHSSSHLVKFLDRLPCIQRLTIQSSFLEYLSVGALPQKLPQPCLYLRFLSITIDFCYLNEVLTAHCLLRSSPALQVLEVQACGYGMAAEQEVKSWFDDNQNFQFSQLIPQLN; the protein is encoded by the exons ATGGATTCTCACAGCTCTAGCCATTTGGTCAAGTTTCTTGATCGACTGCCCTGTATTCAGAGGCTCACAATTCAGAGTAGCTTTTTAGAG TATTTGTCTGTTGGTGCCTTGCCCCAAAAGCTGCCCCAACCTTGTCTATATCTGAGGTTTCTTTCTATAACCATTGACTTCTGCTATCTGAATGAAGTTTTAACTGCTCATTGCCTTCTAAGAAGCTCCCCTGCTCTACAAGTACTCGAAGTTCAA GCCTGTGGTTATGGCATGGCTGCTGAGCAAGAAGTGAAGTCTTGGTTTGATGACAATCAGAACTTCCAATTTAGCCAACTGATTCCACAACTGAACTAG
- the LOC126620612 gene encoding F-box/FBD/LRR-repeat protein At1g13570-like produces MMQGKLSESSLKRNMELDRISNLPSDVSEQILSFLPIKDAVKTSVLSSRWRYKTATLPHLVFDNQCFPTKPFTTFEHIVDQVLVLHVGPIHTFRLVHEIPTATGHIVRWILHLSRNAIKEFILDVWRKNPYKMPSCFYSCQDLVSLTLYNCLLKPPSTFKGFRSLKNLYLREVTIAQDVLQALIDCSSLLERLALRTCSGISHLKINAPNVQFFDFAGSFENLNLENMLNLVEIFIDLDCVIPLDWFLTVLAVWSSFLFT; encoded by the coding sequence atgatgcAAGGAAAGCTATCTGAGTCCTCTTTGAAAAGAAATATGGAGTTGGATAGAATTAGCAACTTACCAAGTGACGTTTCAGAacaaattttgtcatttttgcctATTAAGGATGCGGTGAAGACAAGTGTTTTATCCAGCAGGTGGAGGTACAAAACGGCTACACTTCCACATCTTGTGTTTGATAATCAGTGTTTTCCGACCAAACCCTTTACAACCTTCGAGCACATTGTTGATCAAGTACTTGTACTTCATGTTGGTCCCATACACACATTCAGGCTTGTCCATGAAATTCCTACAGCAACTGGTCATATTGTTCGATGGATTCTTCATTTATCAAGAAATGCTATCAAGGAGTTCATACTTGATGTTTGGAGAAAGAATCCCTACAAGATGCCTTCATGTTTTTATTCTTGTCAAGATTTGGTTAGTTTGACGTTATATAATTGTTTACTTAAACCGCCTTCCACATTCAAAGGCTTCAGGAGTTTGAAGAACCTTTATCTTCGTGAAGTTACAATTGCCCAAGATGTATTGCAAGCTCTGATTGATTGCTCTTCTCTTCTTGAGAGATTAGCTTTGAGAACATGTAGCGGAATTAGCCACCTTAAGATTAATGCACCAAACGTCCAATTCTTTGACTTTGCAGGCTCGTTTGAAAATTTAAATCTTGAGAATATGTTAAATCTTGTTGAAATTTTCATTGATTTGGACTGTGTGATTCCGTTAGATTGGTTCCTAACAGTTCTAGCCGTTTGGTCAAGTTTTTTGTTCACCTGA